In Alkalihalobacterium alkalinitrilicum, a genomic segment contains:
- a CDS encoding FadR/GntR family transcriptional regulator has protein sequence MINISFNRVSSKKLYIQIYNQILSEIESGSFNIGDKLPAERELCEQFGVSRAPVRQALSALELNGVIFSRQGEGIFVKNTHVTNGISESAIILESISVEDIVEARMNIEPIITKYAALRATKEDIEDLRATIQKMEEETKAGQYVPETDEALHTGIAKASHNDLFIKMMAAISNAMKQQEMWKFIRDRTVTRPDYRDVNFAEHKMLIQAIEEHDEKTAVKLMTDHMQNLYDRYWKD, from the coding sequence GTGATTAATATTAGCTTTAATCGTGTATCCAGTAAAAAGTTATATATCCAAATTTATAATCAAATCCTTTCAGAAATCGAGTCAGGTTCTTTTAATATAGGTGATAAATTGCCTGCAGAAAGAGAGTTGTGCGAACAGTTTGGTGTTAGTCGTGCACCTGTAAGACAAGCTCTAAGTGCTCTTGAACTGAATGGCGTTATTTTTTCTCGTCAAGGAGAAGGGATTTTTGTAAAAAATACACATGTAACGAATGGAATTTCTGAATCAGCCATTATTCTAGAATCGATTTCTGTAGAAGATATTGTAGAAGCGAGAATGAATATAGAGCCTATTATTACGAAGTATGCGGCTTTAAGAGCTACTAAAGAAGATATTGAAGACCTTCGTGCCACTATTCAAAAGATGGAAGAGGAAACGAAAGCTGGTCAATATGTTCCTGAAACAGATGAAGCACTGCATACTGGAATAGCGAAGGCATCTCATAATGATTTGTTTATTAAAATGATGGCTGCTATTAGTAACGCGATGAAACAACAGGAAATGTGGAAATTTATTCGTGATCGAACGGTAACTCGGCCAGATTATCGAGATGTTAATTTTGCGGAACATAAGATGCTAATCCAAGCTATTGAAGAACATGATGAAAAAACAGCCGTAAAATTAATGACAGACCATATGCAAAACCTCTATGATAGGTATTGGAAAGATTAA
- the pfkA gene encoding 6-phosphofructokinase yields the protein MKKIAVLTSGGDAPGMNAAIRAVVRHGIYNGLEVYGVRHGYTGLMDGDIYQMELGSVGDIIHRGGTILRSARSETFKTIEGQKKAIEVLQAVGIEGLVVIGGDGSFQGASKLTNLGFPTIGIPGTIDNDISGTDYSIGFDTAINTVMESIDKIRDTAYSHERICIIEVMGRHAGEIALWTGLSSGAESIIIPEVSYKIEDVLTRIKRGQERGKMHSIIVLAEGVCSGEELQKSLNEELQLESRVVVLGLLQRGGSPTAYDRMMASRMGAKAVDLLIDGKKGVMVGWKNCQLTYTSFEKAAEEKHSVSMSDYNLARSLSI from the coding sequence ATGAAAAAAATAGCGGTATTGACGAGTGGTGGAGATGCACCTGGAATGAATGCAGCCATTCGCGCAGTTGTCAGACATGGAATTTATAATGGGTTAGAAGTATATGGAGTAAGACATGGATACACAGGTTTAATGGACGGTGATATTTATCAAATGGAACTTGGAAGCGTCGGTGATATTATACACCGTGGCGGAACAATCTTACGAAGTGCTCGGAGTGAGACTTTTAAAACAATAGAAGGCCAAAAAAAAGCAATAGAGGTACTACAAGCTGTAGGTATTGAGGGATTGGTCGTTATTGGTGGTGATGGATCATTTCAGGGTGCAAGTAAATTAACAAATTTAGGTTTTCCTACAATTGGTATACCGGGAACGATTGATAATGATATTTCAGGTACGGATTATTCGATAGGGTTTGACACTGCGATTAATACGGTGATGGAATCCATTGATAAGATTAGGGATACAGCGTATTCCCATGAACGTATTTGTATCATTGAAGTGATGGGGCGCCATGCTGGAGAAATTGCACTTTGGACTGGATTAAGTTCAGGTGCAGAATCGATTATTATCCCAGAAGTTTCTTATAAAATAGAAGATGTTCTTACGAGAATTAAAAGAGGACAAGAACGTGGTAAGATGCACAGTATCATCGTTTTAGCAGAAGGGGTATGTAGCGGTGAAGAACTACAAAAGTCACTTAATGAGGAATTACAACTTGAATCAAGAGTAGTAGTATTAGGGCTTTTGCAGCGTGGAGGATCTCCTACTGCTTATGATCGTATGATGGCTAGTAGAATGGGAGCAAAAGCAGTCGATTTATTAATAGACGGTAAAAAAGGTGTAATGGTTGGGTGGAAAAATTGCCAACTTACGTATACCTCATTTGAAAAAGCTGCAGAAGAAAAACACTCTGTAAGTATGTCTGATTATAATTTAGCAAGAAGTTTATCTATATAA
- a CDS encoding ion transporter, whose translation MLKQMELKTNEELNSKDSSLRTTMKQMVEHKYFQRIVIGIILLNGLIIVTETYLTGNSLLLVLDKIIVWIFVIELFVKIIGLGFRGYFSDRWNLFDFIIVIGSLVFYSTPFVSVLRLIRVLRLIRMIPAIPALRKIIDSLMKSIPALTGILGLSILLFSIYAIIGTTFFSEVLPYEFFGSFHTALFTLMQVVTFESWASQVARPIINEIPWAWVYFVTFIIIGALVILNLVVAVILSYLGQDDDAKREEQMERLYLENQDLKKDIQEIKQLLLDKKNN comes from the coding sequence GTGTTAAAACAAATGGAATTAAAAACAAATGAAGAATTAAATAGCAAAGATAGTTCCTTAAGAACTACCATGAAGCAGATGGTAGAGCATAAATATTTTCAGCGGATTGTTATAGGTATCATCCTATTAAATGGACTTATTATCGTTACTGAGACGTATTTAACTGGTAATAGTCTATTACTAGTTTTAGATAAAATTATTGTTTGGATCTTTGTAATAGAACTATTCGTGAAAATCATTGGTCTCGGTTTCAGAGGATATTTTTCGGATAGATGGAATCTATTTGATTTTATTATTGTCATAGGGAGTTTAGTTTTTTATTCTACTCCTTTCGTAAGTGTACTAAGGTTAATAAGAGTATTGCGTTTAATAAGAATGATTCCAGCCATTCCTGCGTTACGAAAGATCATCGATTCATTAATGAAATCGATACCAGCGTTAACAGGGATATTAGGGTTGTCAATCTTGCTTTTTTCCATTTATGCAATTATTGGAACAACCTTTTTTAGCGAAGTTCTTCCCTATGAGTTTTTTGGAAGTTTTCATACAGCACTCTTCACTTTGATGCAAGTTGTAACGTTTGAGTCGTGGGCCAGTCAGGTAGCAAGACCAATTATTAATGAAATTCCGTGGGCCTGGGTCTACTTTGTAACTTTTATCATAATTGGAGCTTTAGTTATTTTGAACCTTGTTGTTGCTGTTATCTTAAGCTATTTAGGTCAGGATGACGATGCGAAGCGAGAAGAACAGATGGAACGCTTATACCTGGAGAATCAGGATCTTAAGAAGGATATACAAGAAATTAAACAATTACTTCTTGATAAAAAGAATAATTGA
- a CDS encoding histidinol-phosphatase HisJ family protein has product MDIIDFHIHSNHSFDSNAGMEDVCEAAILKGVKEICFTEHFSLNPVVPTYGHMNFESYFKEIENCRKKYESQLMIKAGIEICEPHQRIEEYKEQLKSFEFDFILGSVHNIDQKKLRIFLENKKSTSAYGEFFAEVYQMICLADIDIIAHLDLLKRYAFNSIGNLNFKECKEQLVAILEKAIARNIGIEINTSGLRGKINESLPSYEILKLYKDLGGEILTIGSDAHTPETVGSHFEEALQMAKECGFNYIYSFKQRTPIAISAY; this is encoded by the coding sequence ATGGATATTATCGATTTTCATATTCATTCAAACCATTCATTTGATTCAAATGCAGGGATGGAAGATGTATGTGAAGCAGCAATTCTCAAGGGGGTTAAAGAAATTTGTTTTACTGAACATTTTTCTTTAAATCCCGTTGTGCCGACATATGGACACATGAATTTTGAAAGCTACTTTAAGGAAATTGAAAATTGCAGAAAGAAATATGAAAGCCAGTTAATGATTAAAGCTGGAATCGAAATTTGTGAGCCTCATCAACGAATTGAAGAATACAAAGAACAACTTAAGTCATTTGAATTCGATTTTATTTTAGGGTCTGTCCATAATATCGATCAGAAAAAGCTGCGAATATTTTTAGAAAATAAGAAGAGTACTTCAGCTTATGGTGAATTTTTTGCAGAAGTGTATCAAATGATTTGCTTGGCAGACATTGATATCATTGCTCATTTAGATTTACTAAAACGGTATGCGTTTAATTCGATCGGTAATTTAAATTTTAAAGAGTGTAAGGAACAGTTAGTTGCTATATTAGAAAAAGCGATAGCTAGAAATATAGGGATTGAAATAAACACATCAGGTCTTAGAGGGAAAATAAATGAGTCTCTTCCATCCTATGAGATACTAAAGCTTTATAAAGACTTAGGTGGAGAAATCTTAACAATTGGTTCTGATGCCCATACACCAGAAACTGTAGGTTCCCATTTTGAAGAGGCTCTACAAATGGCGAAGGAATGTGGATTTAACTATATTTATAGTTTTAAACAAAGAACGCCAATAGCTATATCGGCTTACTAA
- a CDS encoding TRAP transporter large permease has protein sequence MTALILFGSFVFFLLLTVPIGISLGLASLVTIIFAEVVSIQYLAQSLVQSTDSFPLMAVPFFILAGEIMGKGGISERLFKLANVFVGNLTGGFAIAAVLTCMFFAAISGSGPATVAAVGGIMIPAMVSYGYDKKFATAVVVAAGSLGIIIPPSIPMVIYGVSGSVSIGDMFIAGILPGILIAVVMMIWSYIYSKKKGYKGTGEKFTIKRALHAINDAKWAIFIPVLILGGIYGGIFTPTEAAVVAVVYAAIISTFVYKEITIKNFPTVIKDAALTSATILIIIGTANAFGRILTLEQIPKMVADMLLGISSNPLVIMLFLIILLLFVGMVMDTVAAIIILVPILLPIAISIGVDPIHFGIIMIVNLAIGFITPPVGVNLFVGSGISGIRMETLARATLPFFIAMILSLAIITIIPGISLYLIEVFR, from the coding sequence ATGACAGCACTAATATTATTTGGTAGTTTCGTATTCTTTTTACTTCTAACAGTGCCGATTGGGATATCACTTGGATTGGCATCACTTGTCACGATAATATTTGCAGAGGTTGTATCAATTCAATACCTTGCTCAAAGCTTAGTTCAATCTACAGATTCCTTTCCACTAATGGCTGTTCCGTTTTTTATTTTGGCCGGAGAAATCATGGGGAAAGGTGGTATCTCAGAACGTCTCTTTAAATTAGCGAATGTTTTTGTCGGTAATTTAACTGGCGGATTTGCGATAGCGGCAGTTTTAACTTGTATGTTTTTTGCAGCTATTTCTGGTTCTGGACCCGCTACTGTTGCAGCGGTAGGAGGAATTATGATACCTGCGATGGTAAGCTATGGATATGATAAAAAATTTGCAACAGCAGTAGTTGTTGCTGCTGGTTCTTTAGGTATTATTATTCCACCGAGTATTCCAATGGTTATCTATGGTGTATCAGGAAGTGTTTCAATTGGAGACATGTTTATTGCAGGAATTTTACCAGGTATTTTAATTGCTGTGGTTATGATGATTTGGAGTTACATTTATTCGAAGAAGAAAGGTTACAAAGGAACTGGAGAAAAATTTACAATTAAAAGAGCACTCCATGCAATTAATGACGCTAAGTGGGCTATCTTTATTCCTGTGCTTATTTTAGGTGGGATATATGGTGGGATTTTCACACCAACAGAAGCAGCAGTTGTTGCCGTTGTTTACGCGGCAATAATTAGTACATTTGTTTATAAGGAAATTACGATTAAAAATTTCCCTACGGTTATTAAAGATGCGGCTCTTACTTCGGCGACTATTTTAATTATTATTGGAACGGCTAATGCATTTGGTAGAATATTAACTTTAGAACAAATTCCAAAAATGGTAGCTGATATGTTATTAGGAATTTCCTCTAATCCATTAGTGATCATGCTATTCCTAATTATCTTATTATTATTTGTTGGCATGGTTATGGATACAGTCGCAGCAATCATTATCTTAGTTCCGATCTTATTACCAATTGCTATTAGTATTGGAGTAGATCCAATTCATTTTGGAATCATTATGATTGTTAACTTAGCAATTGGTTTCATTACCCCGCCAGTTGGTGTCAACTTATTTGTCGGATCAGGGATATCAGGTATCAGGATGGAAACGTTAGCACGAGCAACACTTCCGTTCTTTATTGCTATGATCTTAAGTTTAGCCATAATTACAATCATCCCTGGAATATCACTATATTTAATTGAGGTATTTAGATAA
- a CDS encoding zinc-dependent alcohol dehydrogenase, which translates to MKVALFDRIQHMTIMEKEMPEVKDNEVLIKVSKAGICGSDVHAYIGKHPFRNPPSILGHEIIGTVERIGEQVTTVKVGDMVTVEPHIGCGECLPCVSGNYNICEAKMVLGTPRWDGGFAEYMAAPAETVYKIPDFVSPDLAVLTEPLAVGVHAVNVADVKKGDKVAILGSGPIGLVTAVAAHYKGAETICLTDAVERNLEIGKELCATDVVNVREASLKGYASSEIGKFDHVFLTVGHGSVVDEAFSVMRRKGKVISIALFEEQVAMDLNQFMIAEAQMFGSSMYVKEDFQTAIDIIASQQYNLEALITHKYNFEQISEAMDVALTRNGSPIKIVIDF; encoded by the coding sequence TTGAAAGTAGCGTTATTTGATCGAATTCAACATATGACAATAATGGAAAAAGAGATGCCTGAAGTAAAAGATAATGAAGTGTTAATTAAGGTTAGTAAAGCAGGTATATGCGGTTCTGACGTCCATGCGTATATAGGAAAACATCCGTTTCGTAATCCTCCAAGCATATTAGGTCACGAAATCATTGGAACTGTTGAAAGAATAGGTGAGCAAGTCACTACCGTCAAAGTAGGGGATATGGTGACAGTTGAACCTCATATAGGCTGTGGCGAATGTCTGCCCTGTGTAAGTGGTAATTACAATATTTGTGAAGCTAAAATGGTCCTTGGAACTCCAAGGTGGGATGGTGGATTTGCAGAATATATGGCGGCTCCAGCAGAAACCGTCTACAAAATCCCAGATTTTGTCTCTCCTGACTTGGCAGTTTTAACCGAACCTTTAGCAGTAGGGGTTCATGCGGTGAATGTTGCCGACGTGAAAAAAGGAGATAAAGTTGCTATTCTAGGATCTGGACCGATAGGACTTGTTACTGCAGTTGCTGCTCATTATAAGGGTGCAGAAACCATTTGCTTAACAGATGCAGTTGAAAGAAATCTTGAAATAGGAAAAGAATTGTGTGCTACTGATGTAGTCAATGTGAGAGAAGCATCATTAAAAGGCTATGCTTCTAGTGAAATCGGAAAGTTTGACCATGTATTTTTAACAGTAGGACATGGCTCAGTCGTTGATGAAGCTTTCTCGGTAATGAGGAGAAAGGGAAAAGTAATTTCAATCGCTTTATTTGAAGAACAGGTCGCTATGGACTTAAATCAGTTTATGATTGCTGAAGCACAAATGTTTGGTTCATCCATGTATGTAAAAGAAGACTTCCAAACAGCGATTGACATTATCGCCAGTCAACAATATAACTTAGAAGCGCTCATCACACACAAATATAATTTCGAACAAATCAGTGAAGCAATGGATGTTGCTTTAACAAGAAATGGATCTCCAATCAAAATTGTAATTGATTTTTAA
- a CDS encoding TRAP transporter small permease yields MKVLKWLDENIESFILIVLSILTVVVVFIQVFMRYVLGSSLVWSEELARYAFIWMIYIGVSYGVKRQAHIKVDAFALIFKRTGKLVLALCANVAFLLFAILLTYYSFEVVSQVTRTSPAMSIPMQWVYAAPMVGLFLTSIRIIQQMIKQITAFKSGE; encoded by the coding sequence ATGAAAGTATTAAAATGGTTAGATGAGAATATCGAGTCATTTATATTAATTGTTTTAAGTATTCTCACTGTTGTCGTTGTTTTTATCCAAGTCTTTATGCGCTATGTATTAGGGTCATCTCTCGTTTGGTCGGAAGAATTAGCAAGATATGCTTTTATCTGGATGATATATATTGGAGTAAGTTATGGCGTTAAAAGACAAGCCCATATTAAAGTAGATGCTTTTGCGCTAATTTTTAAGAGAACGGGTAAATTAGTATTAGCATTATGTGCAAATGTTGCTTTTCTACTATTTGCGATCTTATTGACGTACTATAGTTTTGAAGTGGTGTCCCAAGTCACGAGGACTTCACCTGCGATGAGTATACCAATGCAGTGGGTTTATGCGGCTCCGATGGTTGGGTTATTTTTAACTTCGATTCGAATTATTCAACAAATGATAAAACAAATAACTGCATTTAAATCTGGAGAGTAG
- a CDS encoding SDR family NAD(P)-dependent oxidoreductase, with the protein MFELHDRVAIVTGSGSPKGIGRTIALTLAEQGAAVVIADMNLAGIESTVKAVEEAGGKALGVELNVTDKASVDAMVEKVLATYGRIDILVNNAGISQKVTVADMTVEDMTKVFNVNMFGLFLCTQGVLDTMKKQKFGRIINLSSVSAKRGGGVFGGAHYSASKAAVLGFSKNLAREVAVDGITVNSVAPGLVNTEIWKSLPEEDAKKVIDGIPMGRPGETEEIASTIAFLASKEASYITGEEIDINGGSHMD; encoded by the coding sequence ATCACCAAAAGGAATTGGACGTACTATTGCATTAACGCTTGCCGAGCAAGGAGCTGCAGTTGTTATCGCTGATATGAATTTAGCAGGAATAGAAAGTACTGTAAAAGCGGTTGAAGAAGCTGGTGGAAAAGCTTTAGGTGTTGAGTTAAATGTGACTGATAAAGCTTCTGTTGATGCAATGGTCGAAAAAGTTTTAGCGACTTATGGAAGAATTGATATACTTGTAAATAATGCAGGAATTTCGCAAAAAGTAACGGTTGCAGATATGACTGTTGAAGATATGACAAAAGTCTTTAATGTTAATATGTTTGGGCTATTCTTATGTACTCAAGGAGTATTAGATACAATGAAGAAACAAAAGTTTGGTAGAATTATTAACCTATCATCCGTTTCAGCTAAAAGAGGTGGAGGAGTATTCGGTGGTGCCCACTATTCAGCTTCAAAAGCAGCTGTATTAGGTTTCTCAAAAAACCTTGCTCGTGAAGTAGCTGTGGATGGAATTACTGTTAACTCTGTAGCACCAGGACTTGTTAATACTGAAATTTGGAAGTCTCTACCTGAAGAAGACGCGAAAAAAGTAATTGATGGTATTCCGATGGGAAGACCTGGTGAAACAGAAGAAATTGCATCAACAATTGCATTTTTAGCTTCAAAAGAAGCATCATATATTACAGGTGAAGAAATTGATATTAACGGTGGATCGCACATGGATTAA
- a CDS encoding FadR/GntR family transcriptional regulator: MVNINFNPVSSHKLYIQIYYQILSEIQSGAFEIGDKLPSERELCEQFGVSRAPIRQALSALELNGFIYSRQGEGVYVKSNQSLAESQSSAFILEAVSPEDIVEARMNIEPLIVKSAALRATDEDIEEFQMTIKQMEQETKAGIYAPETDEKLHNQIAKASHNDLYINFMAGISNAMKQQEMWQFIRDRTVTRPDYRDVNFREHQLLITAISNHNEKEAVEFMTTHMQNLYNRYWKD, translated from the coding sequence GTGGTTAATATTAATTTTAATCCTGTGTCTAGTCATAAGTTATATATCCAAATTTATTACCAAATTCTTTCAGAAATACAATCTGGTGCATTTGAAATAGGCGATAAACTTCCTTCCGAAAGAGAACTGTGCGAACAGTTCGGTGTAAGCCGTGCTCCTATTAGGCAGGCTCTTAGTGCATTGGAGTTGAATGGATTTATATATTCCCGCCAAGGTGAGGGCGTTTATGTAAAAAGTAATCAATCTTTAGCTGAAAGTCAAAGTTCAGCTTTTATATTAGAAGCCGTTTCTCCAGAAGATATTGTAGAAGCAAGAATGAATATAGAGCCTCTTATCGTAAAATCCGCGGCTTTAAGAGCTACAGATGAAGATATTGAAGAATTTCAGATGACCATTAAACAGATGGAACAAGAAACAAAGGCTGGGATATATGCACCTGAAACAGATGAGAAGTTACACAATCAGATCGCTAAAGCTTCTCATAATGATTTATATATTAATTTTATGGCGGGTATAAGCAATGCAATGAAACAACAAGAAATGTGGCAATTTATACGAGATCGAACAGTCACACGACCAGACTATCGTGATGTTAATTTTAGAGAACACCAATTATTAATTACAGCCATTTCAAACCATAATGAAAAAGAAGCAGTTGAATTTATGACTACACATATGCAAAATTTGTATAATCGATATTGGAAAGATTAA
- a CDS encoding TRAP transporter substrate-binding protein gives MKKFTKTILFSTLLSVTTLMAACGSSDTTETTGDSGATNAGAEELNIRFAHSAVESNSRHEAALKFKSLVEEKSDNKITVEVFPNEVLGSEPQMVEGVAFGDIEMVAASTFAQYEPKVDVFGLPFLFETNQQAWETLDGPIGQEVYGELLDDNLRVLGHLENGFRHVTNSKKPIETVEDLKGQKIRTPEMPILLSIFNALGANPTPMAFGELYMALQQGTVDGQENPVSNIHASKFNEVQKYLSLTGHSYSAVTVAISDKFWQTLTPEQQEIIQSSITEVSEFHRNLVMENEAQLLAELEEAGMEVNEVDIAPFREASQSVYEEYEDIYGKDLIDSILDAQQ, from the coding sequence GTGAAGAAATTTACAAAAACAATTTTATTTTCAACGTTGTTATCTGTAACAACATTAATGGCAGCGTGTGGATCAAGTGATACAACAGAAACTACAGGTGACTCTGGAGCTACCAATGCTGGTGCAGAAGAACTAAACATTCGCTTTGCACATAGTGCCGTTGAGTCGAATTCAAGACATGAAGCAGCTCTAAAGTTTAAATCTTTAGTAGAAGAAAAGTCTGACAATAAAATTACGGTTGAAGTTTTCCCGAACGAAGTATTAGGTAGCGAACCGCAAATGGTTGAGGGTGTAGCTTTTGGTGATATTGAGATGGTTGCAGCGAGTACATTTGCACAATACGAGCCGAAAGTTGATGTCTTTGGATTACCATTCCTATTTGAAACCAATCAACAAGCTTGGGAAACTTTAGATGGGCCAATTGGTCAAGAAGTGTATGGTGAATTACTTGATGATAACCTACGCGTTTTAGGACATTTAGAAAATGGCTTTAGACATGTGACAAATAGTAAAAAACCAATTGAAACAGTGGAAGATTTAAAAGGTCAAAAAATTAGAACACCAGAGATGCCAATTTTGTTAAGTATTTTCAACGCTTTAGGTGCAAACCCAACACCAATGGCTTTTGGTGAGTTATACATGGCTTTACAACAAGGAACTGTTGATGGACAAGAAAACCCAGTATCTAATATTCATGCAAGTAAGTTTAATGAAGTTCAAAAATATTTAAGTTTAACAGGACATTCTTATAGTGCAGTTACTGTAGCAATTAGTGATAAGTTCTGGCAAACTCTAACACCTGAACAACAAGAGATCATTCAATCTAGTATTACTGAAGTTTCAGAATTTCATAGAAATCTAGTTATGGAAAACGAAGCGCAATTACTAGCTGAATTAGAAGAGGCTGGAATGGAAGTTAACGAGGTTGATATCGCTCCATTCAGAGAAGCGTCACAGTCAGTATATGAAGAATATGAAGATATTTATGGTAAAGACCTTATCGATAGTATTCTAGATGCTCAACAATAG
- a CDS encoding FbpB family small basic protein has translation MRRKKLSYQQLLIKNRESIKKDISLQDKIEEKVLTKIVNASK, from the coding sequence ATGAGAAGAAAAAAGCTTTCCTATCAACAATTATTAATTAAAAACCGTGAATCTATTAAAAAAGATATAAGTTTACAGGATAAGATTGAAGAAAAAGTCTTAACCAAAATCGTAAATGCCTCTAAATAA
- a CDS encoding class II fructose-bisphosphate aldolase — protein sequence MALVSMKEMLNKALKEGYAVGQFNINNLEWTQAILDAAEQEKSPVILGVSEGAARYMGGFKVVTAIVKALIEESNITVPVAIHLDHGSSFEKCKAAIDAGFTSVMIDASHSPFEENVKVTRQVVEYAHERGVSVEAELGTVGGQEDDVVAEGVIYADPRECQELVKRTEIDCLAPALGSVHGPYKGEPNLGFKEMDEICKTIDLPLVLHGGTGIPTEQIQKSISLGTAKINVNTENQIAFTQVAREVLNNDADVYDPRKFIGPGREAIKETVIGKMRTFGSSGKA from the coding sequence TTGGCTCTAGTATCTATGAAAGAAATGCTAAATAAAGCATTAAAGGAAGGTTATGCTGTTGGTCAGTTTAATATCAATAACTTAGAATGGACTCAAGCCATTTTAGACGCTGCAGAACAAGAGAAATCACCAGTTATCCTAGGGGTGTCTGAAGGAGCGGCGCGTTATATGGGAGGATTTAAGGTAGTTACAGCAATAGTTAAAGCTCTCATAGAAGAGTCGAATATTACAGTTCCTGTAGCGATTCATTTAGATCATGGCTCTAGCTTTGAAAAATGTAAAGCTGCAATTGATGCTGGATTTACGTCTGTTATGATTGATGCTTCGCATTCTCCATTTGAAGAGAATGTAAAAGTAACAAGACAAGTAGTAGAGTACGCCCATGAGCGGGGAGTATCAGTAGAAGCTGAATTAGGCACAGTTGGTGGACAAGAGGATGATGTAGTTGCTGAAGGGGTAATTTATGCAGATCCAAGGGAATGTCAAGAACTTGTTAAACGAACAGAGATTGATTGTCTTGCACCAGCATTAGGTTCTGTTCATGGGCCATACAAAGGAGAACCTAACCTAGGATTTAAAGAAATGGATGAAATCTGTAAAACGATTGATTTACCGTTAGTATTACATGGTGGTACTGGAATTCCGACAGAACAAATTCAAAAGTCAATTTCGTTAGGAACTGCAAAGATTAATGTAAACACAGAAAATCAAATTGCCTTTACACAAGTGGCACGTGAAGTATTAAATAATGATGCTGATGTCTACGACCCACGTAAATTTATCGGGCCTGGACGTGAAGCGATTAAAGAAACAGTAATTGGAAAAATGCGAACGTTTGGTTCTTCAGGTAAAGCATAA